A genome region from Euphorbia lathyris chromosome 4, ddEupLath1.1, whole genome shotgun sequence includes the following:
- the LOC136226499 gene encoding acyl-lipid (9-3)-desaturase-like, with protein sequence MDPCLLYRLLKQLRKRLDPLEAHVPAVILACCKLKIWTMGTLNINCSTWMDWFHGGLQFQIEHHLFPRLPRRNLRKISLFVIELCKKHNFLDTSASFFKANEMALKTLQTVALQARDLKNPVSKNLVWEAVNAHG encoded by the exons atggaccCATGCCTTCTCTACCGATTGTTGAAGCAGTTAAG GAAAAGGCTTGATCCTCTTGAGGCTCATGTGCCTGCTGTCATATTGGCCTGTTGCAAATTAAAGATTTGG ACAATGGGAACACTTAATATAAATTGCTCAACTTGGATGGATTGGTTTCATGGTGGATTGCAGTTTCAGATTGAACACCATCTGTTTCCCCGATTGCCTCGACGTAATCTTAGGAAAATCTCATTGTTTGTCATCGAGCTGTGCAAGAAGCATAACTTTCTTGACACTTCTGCATCTTTTTTCAAGGCTAACGAAATGGCATTGAAGACTCTCCAAACCGTCGCCTTGCAAGCTAGGGATCTCAAAAACCCAGTTTCAAAGAATTTAGTTTGGGAAGCTGTTAATGCCCATGGATGA
- the LOC136226500 gene encoding protein CHLORORESPIRATORY REDUCTION 42, chloroplastic, with protein sequence MALSFVSSARVDNLSMQQFRYGNRRLNLVSERCSSDENKNKKLGIGSAIVVTEAPKMIKTAASVPCLRLNSGLVKPGDVGRIVSRKPKDVWAVRLTIGTYLIDAKYFKPLDLLNQ encoded by the exons ATGGCATTATCATTTGTGTCATCCGCAAGAGTTGATAATTTAAGTATGCAGCAATTCAGGTACGGGAATAGAAGGTTGAATTTGGTGAGTGAAAGATGCTCATctgatgaaaataaaaataagaaacttGGGATAGGTTCAGCAATAGTAGTAACAGAGGCTCCCAAAATGATAAAGACGGCAGCTTCTGTACCATGCCTCAGGCTTAATTCTGGTTTAGTCAAGCCTGGTGATGTAGGCAG AATAGTGTCAAGAAAGCCTAAAGATGTGTGGGCAGTTCGTCTCACCATTGGGACTTATCTCATTGATGCCAAATATTTCAAGCCTTTGGACCTTCTTAACCAATGA